A single region of the Pseudomonadota bacterium genome encodes:
- the flgB gene encoding flagellar basal body rod protein FlgB gives MRFIDSIFDRTVTGLNKAMDLSWKRNQAISANVANAETPKYRAVEVTFGKELEKAFSQTSGRMAHTDSRHMEIANNQSAGFVDDASGTTKADGNNVDIDLQMGRLAQNSGDYTNAARLIRRQIGLLRTAIRDGR, from the coding sequence ATGCGTTTTATTGACTCAATCTTTGACCGTACCGTGACTGGCCTGAACAAGGCGATGGATCTGAGCTGGAAGAGAAACCAGGCTATATCCGCAAACGTTGCAAACGCCGAAACGCCGAAGTATCGCGCAGTCGAGGTGACGTTCGGTAAGGAGCTTGAGAAAGCATTCTCTCAAACTAGTGGCAGGATGGCGCACACCGACTCTAGACATATGGAGATAGCTAACAATCAATCGGCTGGATTTGTAGATGACGCCTCCGGAACAACCAAGGCCGATGGCAATAACGTAGATATAGATCTGCAGATGGGGCGATTAGCTCAAAATAGCGGTGACTATACAAACGCAGCGCGGTTAATCCGAAGGCAGATCGGATTACTTCGCACGGCGATACGGGATGGAAGGTAA
- the flgC gene encoding flagellar basal body rod protein FlgC, whose amino-acid sequence MFNALEVLASGMAAARLRVNVLASNIANAETTNTPEGGPYKRRDVVQVAKDIPGSFSDSLERMTLKKPMVSAVVEDSAPARLVYQPGHPDADQQGYVAYPNINVVTTMTDLMSASRLYQANVTAVETARSMQNEASRILTQA is encoded by the coding sequence ATGTTTAATGCTCTTGAGGTTCTTGCAAGTGGAATGGCTGCAGCTAGGTTGCGAGTAAACGTACTCGCCTCCAATATCGCAAACGCTGAGACAACTAACACCCCAGAGGGTGGACCGTACAAACGCAGGGACGTTGTGCAGGTTGCCAAGGATATTCCTGGAAGCTTTTCCGACTCCCTAGAACGAATGACACTTAAAAAACCGATGGTTTCAGCGGTAGTAGAAGATAGCGCGCCTGCGCGCCTTGTCTATCAACCGGGACATCCGGACGCTGACCAGCAGGGGTACGTTGCTTATCCGAATATTAATGTAGTTACGACCATGACAGATCTGATGTCAGCGAGTCGGCTGTATCAAGCAAATGTTACGGCGGTAGAGACGGCCCGTAGTATGCAAAACGAGGCTAGTAGGATTCTGACGCAAGCTTAG
- the fliE gene encoding flagellar hook-basal body complex protein FliE codes for MSIQGIQGSFQQLPEIKEISPKSTEKAGSEKGGGFADMLENALKEVNEMQTEADQQIEGLTLKKDGVTPHSAMVALEKADVAFQLMSAIRGKIIRAYEEVIRTQV; via the coding sequence ATGTCGATACAGGGAATACAGGGGTCATTTCAACAGCTTCCAGAGATTAAGGAGATCTCTCCAAAATCTACAGAGAAAGCTGGGTCGGAGAAGGGCGGTGGTTTCGCTGATATGCTTGAGAACGCACTCAAGGAGGTCAATGAGATGCAGACCGAAGCTGACCAACAGATAGAGGGCTTAACTCTGAAGAAAGATGGGGTAACACCGCATAGTGCGATGGTAGCCCTTGAGAAGGCCGACGTAGCTTTCCAACTTATGTCAGCAATTCGTGGCAAGATTATCCGAGCATACGAAGAAGTTATCCGAACACAAGTTTGA